The stretch of DNA GTAAAATCTGGTAATGTAGGAAAAGAGGTGCATCCCTGTTACCAATActtctgttttcttctcagTCAGAGGGGGATAACAATCCAAGGCTGATTAGAGATGAAGGTctgaggaaagactgttttgaAGACAGTCAGGTACactaatatctttttttttatttatttcagatttagAATACGTAACTCTGACtttaaaaatatgcattttcttTGAGATGCAGAAGAATTTGAACCAGAATTGCCTTGAGATCGTTACCATGCCACCATGAAATCTGCTGTCatgtctcacaaaaaaaaaaaaaaaacctgccaccAAGCAGGAGCAAACTAATAATGCAGTGACTGTGTTTAAATCATATCTATTTTTCAGCGATTGTTCCTCAGTCACCACCACGAGCCGGAGTGCTGCACGCTTACGGTTGCTTGAACAGTtacattgttgttattattcatttatagAGTCCCGATTCTGTCATGCTTTATGAGCCAGTCAGCTGGAACTGGATCAATCTGTTAAAAGCTGCTGTATGGAAATCGTTGCATTAAGGATGCTGAGCGTTACACTGCAAAACCTGGAGTCATTTAATCTTGCACTCGGTCTAAAGATAATTTTTCTTGAAGCAACTGAGCGTTTCTGTGTGAGGGCTCAACTAATGTGACGGTTCATTTTGATTGTCTTCAGCTGAATGACATCTTTAAACAGTTGGAGTGATGCTCTCCAATCTCCCACATGCAGTTTTATTGCACATTTGCAGATATTAAGGATTGTAAGAAATGTGTACCTTCAAATTTAGATGCACGTCCAGAGAGACgctgttattttttattgattcttATTTCACCAGAGCCAAAAGCAGCCTTCAGACActtcatgtgaaatgtttttgtttgtgtgtggcatgagctggtggagggagggaaggaggggtgtgtgattgtgtgtgtgtgtgtgtgtgtgtgtgtgtgtgtgtgtgtgtgtgtcagacatagagagaggaaatgaggagggTGGAAGAAAGCAGGCGAGAGCAGTAGCAGtggctccctccctccctccctctctggttCCAGCACTTTAGAGGATTACAtctgtctcctttctctccttcaaGGCCCCTCTGGGAATTCAAGttattttttgcctcttttaaaAGTGCccgttttcatttatttattctgaaaGGCCAGTACTAAATGACAACATGTTCTGTCTTTGTACCGGTGTGCAGTCTGAAACTGTTGCCATGAAAAGAGCTTCACTGCAGTTCCACCTGCCCCAGTTGTTACAACATCTGAGAGAATATTAATACTTAACAGTACAGACCAGTACAACCAGTACATGTGATGCAGCCAATGCAACTGCAGGCTCTCCAAGCCACTTTCCTAAATACCATATAGACAATTAGTCAGTATTTAAAGATTAAACATGATTCTATGCACAAAAACAGCTGTTTGATAATCAGATGGTGACATGTAACTTTATTAGCAACATGATTGCACTCTTAGATAAAATGACAGCTGTTATtttgtcaagtttttttctccaaaatgtaGATGCCGTGTCTTTGAATgaatctctgtctctttttgtttttcacaggtCTTTTCATAAAGTCTTGTCTGAGGGAAACAGCTGTAACATCAAAGCAGGAAGGTGTCCTGGTTAGTGCGCCAGACTGAATTTgacagtgacacaaaaaaaaaaagaagtatcAGGTGatcaaaacccaacagaaaGATCAGGTACGGGTAAGCAGAAATTATAcatattcagaataataatataatgtttCATGCACAGAGTATTATCTTGTAATTTAACATTTGTCTGATATGCTCATACAAACTCTAAACCCCTGGTTCTCAACCTGGAGAccggggacctccaggggtccttgaggtgGTTACAGAGGGTCCCCATAAAAATGGGGAATAATTTGATTTCACTATTATTGCATTAACAAGAAGTTAGCCCAATGAGAGAATGTATAAGAGTGACTATTCTGTTGATAGGTTTCACAATCTTTGTTAATCTGCTAATCTACAGTACAGGCAGTTgtggaataactaaatcttagCACATGGGGGTTACTGATGACTACATCTAATCAAATCCAGGTCCACAACCGGATATGTATCAATTTTTGGGCCCTTAACAGCAAAAATGTGAAGAACCACAGCTCTACctgatttaaaaatgtgggTTATACATCATAGGCAGGTTTGCCCTCCTCTGCAGCCGTCAGTGTGACGCAACACAAAGAGCAACTCTTACTTATTCCTTCTATTTTCTGGTTTGATTCAGCACAGCAGAAGAAAAGTGCATGAAGAAGCAGGGAAAAGGCGAGAGCACCACCATCCGCCTCTCTTCCCCAACAGGGAGCAGCAGCGTGCAGGTCTACAATGACTGCCAGAGGGTGGTTTACAAGATGCACCCTGGGAACAGCTACACCGTGGAGAACGGGTCACACACCATGACAGGCGGGCCGCACCCGGTCACTGGGAGAGACGGCAGAGGCAAAATGCCAGAGGACATCGTCTCCAACGGCCGCGGCCAGGGGGACTCGGTGTGGATAATCGACTCCTGCTCAGGGCCGGAGGACAACTCCACAGACCCACATGAAAGCCTGACGGAGACGTCCACTTTGACCTTTGCAGACGCCCACACCATTGACGGATCAGGAGAGAGCCACAGCCTCCAGGGACTCGGGGTGGGGATCGTTTACACCAAGGAGTTTGTGCTGatcgacgacgacgacgacgggGACATGTCACTCAGAGAGAAAACGGTGACTGACATGTCCGTCATGGATGGAAACGCTGCCGACCTGGTGTGCGGGAGGCTGCTGTCCGTCTCCAGCGGCTCGCTGTCCGAGTCTAAGCAGGAGTCTCCGGCCCCCGAGGCTCCTCCCCCTGAGGAGGCTGGCACCTCGGCCAAAGACCAGCGCTGCTGCCTCTGTACCATTCTATGACCCGGCAGGAGGCCTGGCCTTGAGGAGCAGGAAGGAAGCTCCCAGGTCTGACCCAGTCCCCGTGGAAACGTCTCAATCAAAGCTACTGCCGTGCTCAGACCCCTCTGCTCCAGTGTGTTTGCGTCTCACACAGATTTGCTCAGACTCAGATTCCTGCTGTCATTCATTGTGTGTAACACTGTGACTGAGGAGCTCTCTACTCCTAAGAACATGTTTTCTACTGGATATCTCGATGAAGCAGAGTGCACATTTAGAGGCATGGtggtgtttcattttgttttttcatgcaggtttttcctgtttgaatgtTCTGAGGGACTTCACTCATGTACAGTGCCATTTTCCCAAACAACGTGAAGCCACATTCTCTATATCAGCTGCCAACATCAATATTTTTCATCTTCATCGTGAGCTTCTCTTGAGTTTTGGTctcatttttcatgtgaataTGAAACATACGTGTCCTGACAGTGGTTCTTTCTGAATGTGGTATATCACAGTAATCGAGTTAGACTATTCACAAAACGTCAAAACCAAAACCATGTGGTAAAAAGTTCAGCTTTCTCTGCTTAAGGTGTAAGGCATTTCTGTGATGGTACAGGCTAAGATCGCATCATTCCAGATCAACAAAACCTCTAATGTCTCTGCAGAGATCGTTTACTAAAAACCTGGACTGTGCAGTTGCACAGTCTTGAAAAGTTTTGACTCCTTTTTATAAGTGCATGTTCTTGTAAGACTTTTTATTTGAATGATTGACTGTGGAAACTTTAGATGAGCTCTGGAAAGATCTGGTGCTAATGTCAAATAAAGAAAGCAAGCTATGATAAACTATATGAACTTTAGCTTTTCTCCATTTGTCTGGCCATTTACTATAATATTAGATCCACATGATACTATTATCACCACTGCGACTGCTAATTCTTTATACAAtactttttatataaaaaaaaaaaaaaaatcgacaaGGTGCTGAAACAACTCAAAAACGACATCCACAGCAGATGACCTCAGCCACAACAACATGTACTATAATAAAGACAACAATGCAAAATGATACGGAGTGCGTGAAAATGTGGGGTTTGGTTAGTAAATGTGATGTAAGCAGATGTTTGCTTTTCAAGTGTGATTTGTTCTTAGAAGCGACTGCAAAATGTTTGTACCAATGTCATTTTGTATGCCACTCCCAGTTTGTCCGCCACTGCTGGTGTTTTATAGTGAACTGTATtgctgacaaacaaaaaataaaaatatcctgATCTTGTAATGGCCGAACATGAAAAGAATTTCTTTTAACAAGATAATCGTGTTACATTGAGGGAACATTCTTGTTGTAATGAGACCTTTTGATGTTATGACGAGAAAACTTTCTCTGGTGTTTTCGAAGTAGGTCATCCTGCACATATCattcttccttctctttttcgTTAAACTGCCactgaaaaactgatttttttcatgtgacttCAATTATTGGCCTACCCATTGAGGTGGGcaaacagtattattattttttttttaattccttatgTGTGGGGTCGTATAGAAGCATGAAGGAGGCTCTTTCCTATTTTTAAGGTCTGTCAActcaaaacaaactttttttctctgataaAGCCGCTGGGTAGACCGTGTCCTACGTAGCGTCCTGATACTGATAACAATCCTGTCTGTATTGCTGAGCAAGAGCAAAGTCTCATCAACAACACCCAGTTCATTAAAGCTGTAGATCCAAGGAGAAAGACGTCACAGTACAGGAcacagtttgactgacagggaAAAACACCTCAGCCATCTGCGCTTTTAGCACCAGAGACGGAGACAAAATCAACACGATTCTCTCAGGTTGCCACTTTAATAACCTGCGGCTCtcatttggatttggatttgaaaaacaaaagtgttgaataaataattttggtCACCATGTACCCTGTGAAAAAGATGGATTTCAGGCGTGTCATGATTGAGGGCCGGCTGCTGCGAGGGACACGGTGGTGTTAATCAGTCGGTGCCAGCAGGCGCTCGGTGAGGTGGGGGCTCTCTGgtttgactgacagagagacCCTGGCCTCGGCCCTGGTGGGCAGACAGATAACAGCCCACCACTCTTATCTCTCCCACTCCACACTGtttgccccccctcctctcccctccaggACCCAGCAGAAACTCCACAGCAGGATGCAGAGGAGTGTTGGTCCCCCTTGACCTTACAGCTCAGTACTGTGACTGTGAGCCTTTTCCCtggctggtgtgttttgtgggACATTGTCAAGGATTAGTTGAGACACTTGTAAAATCAAAGTTAAACTTAGTGTTGAGTGGGCCCTGGAAATACTACACACAAGTGAAGGCTAAACTGGACTAAAGGTaggatgtaatgtaatgtttgttttcaagAGCAGAGGCCAATCATTGATACTTGCTACCTAATAATCCCCACAGTGCTCTGTGGGTGTACCTGATGCACTTTTCCTGCAAGGCAGTCATCTAATTTAAcagttgtttaatttttgtACACATATGCATTTTCTACTTCCCTGCCAAACCCATATTAAGGACATGAATTGTTGTTAGTATTGTGCTGGGATCAACATGTTGCTCTGAAATTGAACTCAGATGTTGTTTTATCCCCCACGAGATacacagatgtgttgaaaatgtcacatcGTTATTAAAAGGGTATCCAGGCAGGTTTGTGAGGCCAAATATAGTCCTTATCAGCCAGCGCAGCATGAGTGTGCAGTTCAGCAGGGTGAGCATGGAGCGTATCACCAACACATGTGAAGTATAACTGAATGTGTCGCAGAATGACAGATGAGGCCACAAAACCACAAGCTGGGAGAAGACCATTGAGAAAAGGGACAGTTTTTCTGGGTGACCTCAGCTCACCCACGCACGGCTCCGGCTCACAATCCTGGTTATCAAAGCAGCTCAGCGTCTTCACGGTCCGCAAGGCGGAAACTGGGGATGAGGAGGGTGTGTGCCTGCTGAactgaagagagggagacactCAGAGAGGATGGACGGGAGACACAGAACCATGGCTCTAGTTTTTCTGCTCTGGACCATTGCAGGTGAGAATGTCATCCATTTTTTTGTGGTCAAACAACCATTCAAAGAAGTCTTAACAAGCTGGGTTTGATTGTGATAAGCAGTTTTATCTATAAAATGTCCTAAAAATATTCTTTGACTTCAACGGAAAACTTTAGCatcattcaaaaatgtgttcaaaagTTAAAATGTATTCACTTCATTCCCTGACTGATTATgaaaatcattgtttttttgataTATTGTAAATAAGTATAAAAAATGTAACTTCAAAAT from Myripristis murdjan chromosome 9, fMyrMur1.1, whole genome shotgun sequence encodes:
- the LOC115365897 gene encoding paralemmin-2, which encodes MKKQGKGESTTIRLSSPTGSSSVQVYNDCQRVVYKMHPGNSYTVENGSHTMTGGPHPVTGRDGRGKMPEDIVSNGRGQGDSVWIIDSCSGPEDNSTDPHESLTETSTLTFADAHTIDGSGESHSLQGLGVGIVYTKEFVLIDDDDDGDMSLREKTVTDMSVMDGNAADLVCGRLLSVSSGSLSESKQESPAPEAPPPEEAGTSAKDQRCCLCTIL